The Spirochaeta cellobiosiphila DSM 17781 genome contains the following window.
TAAGGCTACGCCTTTGGAAGACATCTTAAGCATTTCCACTTCACTGGATTCTGCTAAATGCTTCTTCCACATATAGAAACCAATAAAGTTCATAGGAAGAAAGAAGAATAGGTTTAATCCCATCTCGCCAAACAGGTTATTCTTATAAGCCAGCCAGGCATAACCTAAGGTATTAACCAGTCCATACAGGAAGGACCAGATATTCCCCTTAGCTGTTAGAACGACACAAAGAACACCTGTCAAAAATACGATAAGCCCAAAGACATTATCCTTCCAGATTATGGTTAATAGTATGGCAACGGCTGAAAAAAGGCTAAGCCAAATAAGTTCAAAGGCTTTCCAACCGGAAAACATTTTCTTGAGCTGATGAATCATCACTTTTTCTCCCTTTGTTCTTAAATGAGAACATAAAAAAAAGCTCCATCCGAACCAACATGGTTGATTCTTAGGAGCTTATTATCATTGTAAAATGATTAACTTGTATCCACAAAAGTGGAGGTAAGGGGAGTCGAACCCCTGACCTCTTGAATGCCATTCAAGCGCTCTAGCCAACTGAGCTATACCCCCAAGTTGAAACAAGAATAGTGAGAATACACTTTTTTGTCAATATTATAGAAACAGACGAACACTACCCTTTGGTTGTTCGGGGAGCTTTCTAAGAACAATCATAGTAAAATCATCGGCGAATTGTCCTTCGTTTTTTCGGACATCTCCCCATTTAGCAAAATTCTTTACCCTGTCTCTAATCTTTTCAATAATATCTTTAGGATGGAGATCTTTGAATTCCATAAGCAGATCTTTTAATCTTTCCAAACCGAATTGTTCCTGATCTTGGTTTTTAGCCTCTATAACGCCATCTGTATAGAGGATAAGGACATCTCCGGGACTCATAAAAAACTCTCCCACTGAGGAGGCGGCTTTCACATATTCTGACAATCCCAAGTATCCTGTTTGACGTATGAGCTTGGTTAGTTCTTCAATACTATCTGTTTCTTTATGATAGAGTAGGCCTATTTCATGTGCTCCGGAATGGAGGAAATACCCCTCTTTTTCCACGAAGTAGTTTTGGGTCATAAATTTATCGCTACCAATTCTATCTCTATTTATTGTACACAGTACGGTATTAACAATGTCATATATGGTATCAATATCAAATTCCAGACTTACCTGTTTACTTACTTCCAGGATACTATGAAGACTAGTGAGCTGCATGAGGGCAACCATCCCTGAAGCTAATCCATGACCGGTTACATCTCCGATTCCTAAGTAATTACCAAAGGGGGTATTGATAATGTCATAGACATCTCCCCCCACTTCTGTGGCTGTTTCCATAAAAGCAGCTGTTTCATATCCAGGAAGCTCTATGGTCCGCGGTAGAATGGAAACTTGAATATTCTTCGCTGTCTCCATTTCGCTTTGCAATCTTGATCTTTCTTTTTGATATTCTTTACCATCCATGATTTGAAAGATCAATCCCAGGGATTCAGATAGTTCTGTCAGGACATCCATTTCACTGGGATATATTTTGTTAAAACTATCTTTATAAAGAATGATCATACCTGTTAAGCTGCGGTGATCGCTAATGGGAACAGCACAGAGTAATCTTTGTAGACCTAAGTAGAGGCGGGGAATGTTTTGTTCTATAAGGATTTCATGAGGGGCATTGAGTACCCTTTTTACTATCGATTCTCCCCAGTCCGTTATGTCTTTCAATTCTGTGTCTTCGAGTTTTTCTAGATCATAGCTTGTCTTTAGGATAATTTCATTGATCTTTTCTCTGGACATGTTTTTAATATTTTCTACTGCTTTCATGGGAGTGCAGTATCCGGTTATATGTTCCGGATTTTCTACCTCCAGAATTCTCTGAGCATTACAGCGGTAGATGATGATACCTGTGAATTGGTATTCCGGGAGGATAAGCCGGGTAAATATTTTGGATAGGGCATCATCTATGGTGTGTTGTATGATGTGCTTCTCTTCGTCTTCAGGACTGTTAATGACCTTTTTTAAGAGGACAGTATTATTGTGAACCCTTTCATCCTGCCGTTTGAGTTCTTTTCGTAAATGGTAGTTATTCCAAAAGAAGTACTCCGATACAACCCTTACTATGTAAGCGGAATTAAGGATAAAAAAAGGTATTAAGCTTATATGTGTGGTCCCATCCTTTTGTATGATGACGACCGTATAGTATAGCCCTACCAGTCCCATAAGGACAAAAGGATAGTTACGTTTTCTGATAACACCTGTCAATAAATTAAACAGTTGAAATAGGCAAATAGCGAGGTTAATCAATAAGAGCAAGACAAATAAGCTTGATAATAATTTTGTGTAATAGGGATAGATAGTTCCCTTAGCCAAATTGAGCTCTGAAGCAAATTTATAATAGAGGCCAAATAAGTATTGTTCATTTAATCTAAGGGGAGGGCTTATGTATAAAATAAGAAGTATTACTGTTAGCAGAAGGAAAGGGATTTTTAAATACTTAAGCCTGTCATTAAAATCTTCGCTTAAGTAACTTTTATCTATTCGTTTGGAATGTATGGAATACTCTAAGGTCGCAAGTCCGATAAAGTAAAGATAGAGAAAGGTCATGATACTTTGGGTGTTGAGAAATAATAACTCCTGTGGAAAATGATCGTATGTCGCCTGAAGTAGTCCATTGGCAACCATGAATAAAGTAGAACCAATGAGGGCATTACTTTTTTTGTCATGTCCTTTTGTCAGTATTCGTTCAAACCATATTAGGGTGGTAAATATAAGGATTGGTAGAAAGCTGAACAGGTGAAATGAATTCATTAATTACTCAACGGTAACGGCTCCGGGGACTAGGTAAGTTAAGGTTGGTAGAGAGGTAACTTGCCATGTGATACTTTTATTATGAATAATTTTGATCAGGTATTTATTATGCTCTGATAATAAGGCCATTTTCATTATCCACTTGGCTAAGGCTTTGATTCCACTGGAATTGAGAAAGCTGAGCTTATTGAAGTCAACTTCTATGTAATCAAAACCTTGTTCACAGGCACCGGTATGGATTTTGTCAAAGAGGGGATCCAGTATCTGGCTGGGATCCTGCATATCGATGTCTCCTTCAAAAATTAATCGTAATCCTGAATCAATATCCTCAACCTGGATTTTTACCCTGTCTTCATTGATATTTTCTATTTGTAGCTTATTCATTTGAAGAATCTCCTGTATTGGACCAGTCGGCCTCGATTGTAATGGTGATCATATCGTCCTCATTCGTTTCCATAGAAAGCTTTGCCCCCACTTCATAGCGTATTCTGGCTAATCCCAGTTGGCTTTTTCCGTCCTCCCGTGTGGCTGCGATTTTCATTTGGGATACATAGGCTTCCAGAGGGTCACCTTCATTGATACGACTATAGATGGCTTTTAGTTCTTTTATAGAAGACTTGTCACCTTTGTTGGTGACCGAGGCTGTTATTCTTTGTTCGTCTGGAAAGACTTGTACGATGATTCCTGTTTCTTCCCCATGGGCATATTTAACGGCATTCTCCAATAATTCACTGGCTGCCATTGCTATGGCATCGGCCTTGGCTGTGTTATCTATTGCAATGGCTAGAAAGTTTTGGATAAAACTTCTAGCTGGTGCAATATATTTCCATCTTGGGCCAAACTTCAGCTCAATATAGCCTCTTGTATTGGACATTTATCCTCGTTTCTCCTTATTGATAATTCAATATTAGGACAAGGCATGTCAGAAATCAAACAAAAAGATTGGTGAATTACCAGCGGAGAAGGTTTCCCGCATAAGTAAGACCTGCTCCAAATCCAACGGTTATAATAAGGTTACCCCTGTGAAGTAAGCCCTTTTCTTCCATTTCACCTAAGGCGATAGGAATGGAAGCAGCACTGGTGTTCGCATAGAACTCCATGTCGGTAAAGAATTTCTCTAAAGGGATTCCGGTTCGTTTGGCACAAGCTTCAATGATTCTAATATTGGCCTGGTGGGGAACAATATAATCAATATCGTCTATGGTGTAATTATTTCTGTCTAGTAGATCAAGTATTGTCTTACCTATGACTTTAACGGCAAAGTTATAAACCCTGCGACCATTCATGGTTACAAAGGGACTCTTGTCTGTTTCGTTCTTAGGATAACGGCTTCCTCCCGCTTCTCTTATGAGATAAGGGGCTCCAGATCCATCAGACCCAAGAATGGAATCAAGTATATAGGATTCTTCTTTTTCCTGTTGAGAAAGGACAACCGCCCCTGCACCATCACCAAAGAGTACACAAGTGTCTCTATCCGTCCAGTCAATGATTCGTGAGAATACCTCTGTACCTATCACTAATACATGTTTGTAAGAACCGGATGCTATAAAGTTTTTGCCTGTTTCCAGAGCGTATGCGAATCCAGAGCAGGCTGCTGATATATCCATAGCCGCTGCATTTCTGGCACCTAACTTATCCTGTACCAGACTGGCTGTAGAGGGAAAGCTATTATGATCGGGAGTGGAAGTCGCCAATATAATGATGTCGATATCATCAGCACTTATGGCTGCCTTTTCAATAGCTTTTAATGAGGCTTCTACGGCTAAGTCAGAGGCTGCTTGATCGGGACCAGCTATTCTGCGCTCTCTAATTCCTGTATGGGAGTATATCCATTCATCATTGGTATCTACCATAGAGGATAATTCCTCATTTGTGCGTATATAATCAGGTACATAATAACCTGTAGATTGTATAAAGGCTTTCAATTTTAACTCCTTGAACGTCAGATGAATACTACCTTGAGCTTACTAGCTCGGTCAATAGTTGAATATTTAATGTTACATAATCAATTATTCTTTTCAGAAAACAAATAATTAATGCAATCCTGAATAACAAGTGTAAACTGTTTGCCCTGTTGGGTGTAACCTTTTTTACCCTTTCTGGGACAACTTTGAGGACAAGCTCCTTGATGATTCTCTTTGATTTGACAAACCCTGCTTATGAACAGAGGGGGATTAAAAGGGGAAGGGTTAAGCTCTATATAAGGAAGAATGAAAAGAAGCTTATCACCCAACAAGTCTTCAAAAAAGGACAGACTTTCCGAGTTTGCTGCATACAGCCCGTAATCTATAAAAAAGAAAATGTTATTTCTTTCTTTATTATGTACAGCCCAATGAAGGTGAGCAGGATTGGATAATCCAAGGACAATAGGAGCCTTCAAGGTACTAATGAAGTTCTCTAAATGGTTGAAATATAAGGAACTATTCCAAATGACAGGTGCCAATGGTAGGTAATAGCGACCATCTTCTTGATACATAGAATCTTCTGTTACATTATTGAGATCCACATAAAAGGGGAGTTCCGTTTGGGGATCAACCATTCTGGCTCGTGTGGTATATAGCTCCTGTGGTGGTAAAGCTCTGTTGGTTAAGGAAGCTCTTAATTTTTCTCCTTCTTTCAAATAATAGGACTCTATGTATTCATAGAAGCTATTCTTTATTCGTTTTAGATCTTTTGGTGGGATGAAGAGTTTATTGAATTGGGGATCTATAGTGCTTGGTTTCAAAGTATAAAAGGAGGTCCCTGATTTACTGAATTGCTCGGCTATTACATCGGCTAAGCCTTGTGTTCCCCGGGCATCTTCTCTGCTAATGGGGGTTTGCCATGCAAAGCTGTCCGTCTTGATCGTAAGTAAGTCCTCCTGTTCCAAGGTGATATCTGCTTCTATCTCTGTTTTATAGACCTTATAGGAATGGTCTTTATATTCTTTGACCGCTCTGTTTTGTGGAGATATATGATAGAGCAATGTGTCTATAGGTATGTTGATGTCACTTATGAGCTTTCCTGATTTGTCTAATTGAGCTGCAAAACCAACCCGTTTTGGGGGGGAGTATTGCTTATCGAGGAACATCAACCCATCATGGTTCTTGAACTGCTTCAGTCTTTTATATTGATACCCATTAGGGGTCTTTTTTGTTATCACAGCACAGGGTAATCCTTCATGACCGGGATTCTCAGGGGTTGTTTTTAAGGTCCCCATGGTCGATCTTTGGAAGGAGAGCCTTAATTCCTCTTCATGATTTTGGGCTTCCTCCAGCTTGTCGTCCAGTAAATTACGGTAATAAGCCGCAGAGTGGTAGGCGTATTGCGGGCTTTTCATTCTGCCTTCGATCTTCAAACTAGTGACACCGATTTGGACTAATTCCTGTATTTTCTTGCCATAGAAGATATCCCTTCCGGAGAAGTGATAGGCTTTCTTTTTATGATCGTCATTGAACCATGTTCGACAGATCTGACCGCATTGTCCTTTATTGCCAGACCTGTGAATCAGCAATCCTGAAGCTAAGCATAGACCGGAAAATCCATAGCAATAGGCCCCATGTATGAATACTTCCAATTCTAATTCGGGGACAGCCTCTTTGATTCTTTTGATCTCACTGATCTTGAGCTCTCTAGCCAGAACGGCTCTGGTA
Protein-coding sequences here:
- the pnuC gene encoding nicotinamide riboside transporter PnuC, producing MIHQLKKMFSGWKAFELIWLSLFSAVAILLTIIWKDNVFGLIVFLTGVLCVVLTAKGNIWSFLYGLVNTLGYAWLAYKNNLFGEMGLNLFFFLPMNFIGFYMWKKHLAESSEVEMLKMSSKGVALTLLVSALGIGLLGYALSLIAGQNTPYIDATTNILSIMATLLTAKRFREQWLLYIVLNVFTVIMWSIRTVNGSPDGPLMIVMWSAYLINAFYGYYNWTQGAKLQEKAQS
- a CDS encoding PP2C family protein-serine/threonine phosphatase, translating into MNSFHLFSFLPILIFTTLIWFERILTKGHDKKSNALIGSTLFMVANGLLQATYDHFPQELLFLNTQSIMTFLYLYFIGLATLEYSIHSKRIDKSYLSEDFNDRLKYLKIPFLLLTVILLILYISPPLRLNEQYLFGLYYKFASELNLAKGTIYPYYTKLLSSLFVLLLLINLAICLFQLFNLLTGVIRKRNYPFVLMGLVGLYYTVVIIQKDGTTHISLIPFFILNSAYIVRVVSEYFFWNNYHLRKELKRQDERVHNNTVLLKKVINSPEDEEKHIIQHTIDDALSKIFTRLILPEYQFTGIIIYRCNAQRILEVENPEHITGYCTPMKAVENIKNMSREKINEIILKTSYDLEKLEDTELKDITDWGESIVKRVLNAPHEILIEQNIPRLYLGLQRLLCAVPISDHRSLTGMIILYKDSFNKIYPSEMDVLTELSESLGLIFQIMDGKEYQKERSRLQSEMETAKNIQVSILPRTIELPGYETAAFMETATEVGGDVYDIINTPFGNYLGIGDVTGHGLASGMVALMQLTSLHSILEVSKQVSLEFDIDTIYDIVNTVLCTINRDRIGSDKFMTQNYFVEKEGYFLHSGAHEIGLLYHKETDSIEELTKLIRQTGYLGLSEYVKAASSVGEFFMSPGDVLILYTDGVIEAKNQDQEQFGLERLKDLLMEFKDLHPKDIIEKIRDRVKNFAKWGDVRKNEGQFADDFTMIVLRKLPEQPKGSVRLFL
- a CDS encoding ATP-binding protein, whose protein sequence is MSNTRGYIELKFGPRWKYIAPARSFIQNFLAIAIDNTAKADAIAMAASELLENAVKYAHGEETGIIVQVFPDEQRITASVTNKGDKSSIKELKAIYSRINEGDPLEAYVSQMKIAATREDGKSQLGLARIRYEVGAKLSMETNEDDMITITIEADWSNTGDSSNE
- a CDS encoding beta-ketoacyl-ACP synthase III, giving the protein MKAFIQSTGYYVPDYIRTNEELSSMVDTNDEWIYSHTGIRERRIAGPDQAASDLAVEASLKAIEKAAISADDIDIIILATSTPDHNSFPSTASLVQDKLGARNAAAMDISAACSGFAYALETGKNFIASGSYKHVLVIGTEVFSRIIDWTDRDTCVLFGDGAGAVVLSQQEKEESYILDSILGSDGSGAPYLIREAGGSRYPKNETDKSPFVTMNGRRVYNFAVKVIGKTILDLLDRNNYTIDDIDYIVPHQANIRIIEACAKRTGIPLEKFFTDMEFYANTSAASIPIALGEMEEKGLLHRGNLIITVGFGAGLTYAGNLLRW
- a CDS encoding peptidase U32 family protein; amino-acid sequence: MGTELLSPAGSFNTAIYAVQGGADALYLGLKQFSARQKAENFTLEQVRRLKTANKGTSLYLAINTIHSNEDLQNLTELLPQITKLPIEACIIQDWGVYHLLKKNYPHLPLHGSTQMAVHNVNGAQFLYENGFTRAVLARELKISEIKRIKEAVPELELEVFIHGAYCYGFSGLCLASGLLIHRSGNKGQCGQICRTWFNDDHKKKAYHFSGRDIFYGKKIQELVQIGVTSLKIEGRMKSPQYAYHSAAYYRNLLDDKLEEAQNHEEELRLSFQRSTMGTLKTTPENPGHEGLPCAVITKKTPNGYQYKRLKQFKNHDGLMFLDKQYSPPKRVGFAAQLDKSGKLISDINIPIDTLLYHISPQNRAVKEYKDHSYKVYKTEIEADITLEQEDLLTIKTDSFAWQTPISREDARGTQGLADVIAEQFSKSGTSFYTLKPSTIDPQFNKLFIPPKDLKRIKNSFYEYIESYYLKEGEKLRASLTNRALPPQELYTTRARMVDPQTELPFYVDLNNVTEDSMYQEDGRYYLPLAPVIWNSSLYFNHLENFISTLKAPIVLGLSNPAHLHWAVHNKERNNIFFFIDYGLYAANSESLSFFEDLLGDKLLFILPYIELNPSPFNPPLFISRVCQIKENHQGACPQSCPRKGKKGYTQQGKQFTLVIQDCINYLFSEKNN